The following DNA comes from Riemerella anatipestifer ATCC 11845 = DSM 15868.
TGGATTTTAGCCTCTATGTTGATGTTGTTTTTAGAGGGCGATTTCCTTTTAAACTCGGCTATAATTCCATACGGATTGGATTTTAAACTCTCAATAAAACCTCGTGTAGGCTGATAGAAAAACGGAGTGTCCTTGAGTTTTTCTAACGGCGTCTGCTTTTTGGCTTGCTGAATTTCGTCCAGCTTACAATCTACTATTTTGTCTAAAATGGTCATTTAATTTAGGTTTTTAGGGTGTTTGTAACAAGTTTGCACATGGTCGTTTACCATACCGATGGCTTGCATAAAAGCATAAATAATGGTAGTCCCTACGAATTTAAACCCTCTCTTTTTTAAGTCTTTGGATATTTTATCTGATAGCGGGGTAGAGACGGGTACTTCTGATAGGTTTTTAAACTCATTTTTAATTGGCTGATGCTCCACAAAACGCCATATATACTGGGAAAAAGTGCCAAACTCTTCTCTAACTTTTATAAAAGCCTTGGCATTTTTAACCGAAGATTCTATTTTTAATCTGTTACGGATAATTCCCGTGTTATGAAGTAATTCTTCAAGTTTAGTTTGGTTGTAAGTGGCGATTTTGGTATAGTTAAAATTATCAAAGGCTTGTCTGAAATTTTCTCTCTTTTTCAAAATAGTTATCCAACTCAATCCTGCCTGAAACCCTTCTAACAAAAGCATTTCAAAGAGTTTTTTATCTTCAAAAACAGGCTCTCCCCATTCTGTATCGTGGTAATTGATGTA
Coding sequences within:
- a CDS encoding DNA-3-methyladenine glycosylase I, which gives rise to MEVKNKERCGWVTNDEIYINYHDTEWGEPVFEDKKLFEMLLLEGFQAGLSWITILKKRENFRQAFDNFNYTKIATYNQTKLEELLHNTGIIRNRLKIESSVKNAKAFIKVREEFGTFSQYIWRFVEHQPIKNEFKNLSEVPVSTPLSDKISKDLKKRGFKFVGTTIIYAFMQAIGMVNDHVQTCYKHPKNLN